A genomic window from Chitinophaga pollutisoli includes:
- a CDS encoding glycoside hydrolase family 78 protein, translating to MHKRSYLFHVMASAAFAAALPCSVQAQSFLPEKLTTEYRTSPLGVATAQPRMSWQIKSTGRDFMQSAYEVRTGSNAAALAKGKEIGWQSGKVSSGESLHIPYGGGALSSRQRVFWQVRVYDRNGKASPWSQVASWEMGLLQPSDWSAQWIGRANDTTGKPGPSPIFRKPFHLAKPVQSARLFVTAHGLYEAHINGKRVGEDHLTPGWTAYDKRLQYQVYDITPLLQYGNNVIGATLGDGWYRGNLVFLNQRNTYGKTAALLLQMEVTYRDGSKETIASDGSWKTADSGPVRYSDIYNGETVDARMEMNGWASPGFNDAGWQSAAVLPLTKNNIVAQEGPGVRQKERLKPIKFITTPQGEAVVDFGQNMVGWVELKVKGNAGDTITIHHAEVLDKDGNFYTANLRAAKQENKYVLKGGGTETFAPRFTFQGFRYIRVKGIRQPLDTSLFTGVAVYSDMGETGSFTCSHPLINQLQQNIQWGQKGNFVDVPTDCPQRDERLGWTGDAQVFFNTASYNMNVTGFFTKWMKDVAADQRPNGDIPVVIPDVKSIPSPGSAGWGDVVTIIPWQFYQNYGDRRMLEVQYESMKKWVDYITKISRNELWNHGPHFGDWLFYSAPYDNDGRSAITDKYLIAQAFYIHSTQNLINAAKVLGNSGDVAKYEELIKRLKNAFLREYVTPNGRLVSSTQTAYVLALNFDILPEEQRATAAQRLVDNIGAYGNHLTTGFLGTPYLCHVLTRFGHTDVAYKLLMQQSYPSWLYPVKMGATTIWERWDGIKPDGTFQDVGMNSFNHYAYGAIGDWMYKTVTGIQPDPAAPGYKQFRIQPRPGGGLTHASAEFKSLYGTIASKWKIDGGKLKLEVSVPANTSAKIVLPGAASATVTESGKVVQATAEGNDASLQVGSGNYAFEYSYSK from the coding sequence ATGCATAAAAGATCCTATCTATTCCACGTTATGGCCTCCGCGGCTTTCGCGGCGGCCTTGCCCTGTTCTGTGCAGGCGCAATCGTTCCTGCCAGAAAAGCTCACCACCGAATACCGGACTTCGCCGCTGGGCGTTGCCACCGCGCAACCAAGAATGAGCTGGCAGATCAAATCCACCGGCCGCGATTTCATGCAATCCGCCTATGAAGTACGTACCGGCTCCAATGCAGCTGCATTGGCGAAAGGAAAAGAAATCGGTTGGCAAAGCGGCAAGGTAAGCTCCGGCGAATCGCTGCACATTCCTTATGGCGGCGGCGCCCTCAGCTCGCGCCAGCGCGTGTTCTGGCAGGTGCGCGTGTATGACCGCAACGGCAAGGCGTCGCCCTGGAGCCAGGTCGCTTCCTGGGAAATGGGGCTGCTGCAACCGTCTGACTGGTCGGCCCAATGGATTGGCCGGGCAAACGATACTACCGGCAAACCCGGTCCCAGCCCCATCTTCCGCAAACCTTTCCATTTGGCCAAACCCGTACAAAGCGCCCGCCTTTTTGTGACGGCGCACGGCTTGTACGAAGCGCATATCAATGGTAAAAGAGTAGGGGAAGACCACCTAACTCCCGGCTGGACCGCCTACGACAAGCGCCTCCAATACCAGGTGTATGACATCACGCCGCTGCTGCAATACGGCAATAACGTGATCGGCGCCACGCTGGGCGACGGCTGGTACCGCGGCAACCTCGTTTTCCTCAACCAGCGCAACACCTATGGCAAAACCGCCGCGCTATTGCTCCAGATGGAAGTCACCTACCGTGACGGCTCCAAAGAAACCATCGCATCCGATGGCTCCTGGAAAACCGCCGATTCCGGCCCCGTGCGTTACTCCGATATCTACAACGGCGAAACCGTGGACGCGCGCATGGAAATGAACGGATGGGCAAGTCCCGGATTCAACGATGCAGGATGGCAATCCGCCGCCGTGCTGCCGCTCACGAAAAATAACATCGTGGCGCAGGAAGGCCCGGGCGTTCGTCAGAAAGAAAGACTAAAGCCCATTAAATTCATCACCACGCCCCAGGGCGAAGCGGTGGTGGACTTCGGCCAGAATATGGTGGGTTGGGTAGAACTGAAAGTAAAAGGCAATGCCGGCGACACCATCACGATCCATCACGCGGAAGTGCTCGACAAAGATGGCAATTTCTACACCGCCAATCTCCGTGCAGCCAAACAGGAAAATAAATATGTCCTGAAAGGCGGCGGCACCGAAACTTTCGCGCCGCGGTTCACTTTCCAGGGCTTCCGGTACATCCGCGTGAAAGGCATCCGCCAGCCGCTGGATACCAGCCTGTTTACAGGCGTTGCCGTGTATTCCGATATGGGTGAAACAGGTAGCTTCACCTGCTCGCATCCCCTGATCAACCAGTTGCAACAGAATATCCAGTGGGGACAAAAAGGCAACTTCGTGGATGTGCCTACCGATTGCCCGCAGCGCGACGAGCGCCTCGGCTGGACGGGCGACGCGCAGGTGTTCTTCAATACCGCATCGTACAACATGAATGTGACCGGATTTTTCACTAAATGGATGAAAGACGTGGCGGCGGACCAGCGCCCCAATGGCGACATTCCCGTTGTGATCCCCGATGTAAAATCGATCCCTTCGCCGGGTTCGGCGGGATGGGGTGACGTGGTGACCATCATACCCTGGCAATTTTATCAAAACTACGGCGACCGCCGCATGCTTGAGGTGCAATATGAAAGCATGAAGAAGTGGGTGGATTACATCACGAAAATCAGCCGCAACGAGCTCTGGAACCACGGGCCGCATTTCGGCGACTGGCTTTTCTATTCCGCGCCGTACGACAACGACGGGCGTTCCGCCATCACAGATAAATACCTCATTGCCCAGGCGTTTTATATTCATTCTACCCAAAACCTCATCAACGCGGCGAAAGTACTCGGCAACAGCGGCGATGTGGCGAAATATGAAGAACTGATCAAAAGGCTGAAAAACGCATTCCTCCGCGAATACGTAACACCGAACGGCCGCCTGGTATCAAGCACGCAAACGGCGTATGTGCTGGCCCTGAATTTCGACATCCTGCCTGAAGAACAGCGCGCCACTGCCGCCCAGCGCCTCGTCGACAACATCGGCGCATATGGCAACCACCTCACCACCGGTTTCCTCGGCACGCCGTATCTCTGCCATGTGCTGACCCGCTTCGGCCATACCGATGTGGCGTACAAGTTGCTGATGCAGCAAAGTTACCCTTCGTGGCTGTACCCTGTGAAAATGGGCGCCACCACCATTTGGGAGCGCTGGGATGGCATCAAGCCCGACGGTACTTTCCAGGATGTGGGGATGAACTCCTTCAACCACTACGCATACGGCGCCATCGGTGACTGGATGTACAAAACCGTGACCGGCATCCAGCCCGATCCGGCGGCACCCGGCTATAAACAATTCCGTATCCAGCCCAGGCCCGGCGGCGGACTGACACATGCCAGCGCGGAATTCAAATCGCTGTATGGCACCATCGCTTCCAAATGGAAAATCGACGGTGGCAAACTGAAGCTGGAAGTATCTGTTCCCGCCAATACTTCCGCCAAAATCGTGCTGCCGGGCGCGGCTTCGGCTACGGTAACGGAAAGCGGCAAAGTGGTGCAGGCAACAGCGGAAGGAAATGACGCTTCCCTGCAGGTGGGTTCCGGCAACTATGCATTCGAGTATAGTTACTCCAAATAG
- a CDS encoding DUF2147 domain-containing protein: protein MKTYIAAFLLLLAIPAAAIAQADAVNGIWLNEEKDAKVQIYRNGDKFFGKLIWIKHSLEDDGKTPRRDAKNTTTSLRSRPLLNLIILTGFEYDAGDKVWDDGKIYDPKSGKTYSSKLKLKGNMLDIRGYVGAPMFGRTTYWTRSE, encoded by the coding sequence ATGAAAACATACATCGCCGCCTTTCTCCTGCTGCTGGCTATTCCCGCTGCAGCCATCGCCCAGGCGGATGCCGTCAACGGCATATGGCTGAATGAAGAAAAAGACGCGAAAGTGCAGATTTACCGGAATGGCGACAAGTTCTTCGGAAAACTCATCTGGATCAAGCACTCTCTGGAGGATGACGGCAAAACACCGCGGCGCGACGCGAAGAACACCACCACGTCCCTTCGCTCCCGCCCGTTGCTCAACCTCATTATCCTGACCGGTTTCGAATATGATGCGGGTGATAAAGTATGGGATGACGGCAAGATCTACGACCCCAAAAGCGGCAAAACCTACAGCAGCAAATTGAAACTCAAAGGCAATATGCTGGACATCCGCGGGTATGTGGGGGCTCCCATGTTCGGCCGCACCACTTACTGGACGCGCTCAGAATAA